A region of the Bremerella alba genome:
CCCACAATTGGCTCTCTACCGCAAGACGAAAGATGGCTGGCGTCGTCAGATTTTGATTGGCGTTCAATCAGAATCGACAATCCAGACGCTGGTAGACCGTGCGGTCGCCGCCCAGAAGTCGGAAAGCGATAAGCTGGAAGTTCTGCCCGTTTCGCAGTAGTTTCCTCTGCAACTTCGCGATGCCCCGCAGCATCACGAAATATGGTCTGAAGCTTGGGGCGGTCCATTGCGACCGCCCTGGTTAGGCTGGCACAAGCTCTCGTTGCCAACCTCTCGATATCAGCCAGCTAAGCGGCTCTCTCTTTTTAAAGCTTCAAGAAGCACATGCTGACCGAAAGCAGTCGGTCATCTAGCATGATCGCTTCGGAATTGTCATGCTCGAAGGACGCACTCACGAACTCGAGTCCGCGAGCAAACGCCATCTGATAACCTGCCCCTACAATAACCGAAGGAACTGTTATTCCCTGGAACGAGAAGGTCGTTTTCGACAGCTGCGATTTGATCCCACCGCAAATCATGTTGGTCAATTCACCGGCGCCATCAACGATCTGGCTGGTCAGCTTACCGAACTCTTCTTGAAGCAGACCTTCCACCACATTGATCGCCATCGTTTCGGACATGT
Encoded here:
- a CDS encoding chemotaxis protein CheX, whose translation is MATATTETATSLAGTNNILAEAVVHSVEKALTMCGTSARCVGVARVPLRENGLVTGIIGVHGRVSGFITVNMSETMAINVVEGLLQEEFGKLTSQIVDGAGELTNMICGGIKSQLSKTTFSFQGITVPSVIVGAGYQMAFARGLEFVSASFEHDNSEAIMLDDRLLSVSMCFLKL